In Acidobacteriaceae bacterium, the following are encoded in one genomic region:
- a CDS encoding metal-dependent hydrolase has translation MEPVTHTLTGALLARSGFNRKAAYATAAMAIAAEFPDIDTVSSVGGPVAGFVHHRGITHTFLGLPLEAAFLLGCFYGLHRWRLARARNRGVSDLSSITAAPVRWGMLYLLMLLALCSHLLLDFTNNYGIRPFAPFNPHWYAASIVFIFDPLLFVFLLAGLLLPALLRLVGSEISSTRSRSRAFSSKAPAQVVLTVIAGYYLLRVYEHLRAGQLAQAQFLALAAPNDAGSPTPILTAQRSLVSPDPLSVFRWHAVTDFGPAYLLAEIDTYRGTILSADTTERKANTADPTIRAAIESPIGRAYLDWSSMPWIAVDRPDLGITPGQPTVVTFTDPRFMGDVPILRSRSRTPLTATVELDTQNHVLAQTLDGKLQP, from the coding sequence ATGGAACCGGTTACTCACACACTTACCGGTGCCCTTCTGGCGCGTTCCGGCTTTAACCGCAAAGCAGCTTACGCTACGGCGGCGATGGCGATCGCTGCTGAGTTTCCGGACATCGATACGGTCTCAAGCGTAGGTGGCCCCGTCGCGGGCTTTGTGCATCATCGTGGGATCACGCATACCTTCCTTGGCTTGCCGCTTGAGGCTGCGTTTCTGCTCGGCTGCTTCTATGGGCTACATCGTTGGCGGCTCGCACGAGCTCGCAATCGGGGTGTGAGCGATCTGAGTTCGATCACGGCAGCGCCGGTGCGGTGGGGGATGCTTTATCTCCTCATGCTGCTCGCGCTGTGCTCGCACCTGCTGCTCGACTTCACGAACAACTACGGCATCCGTCCCTTCGCGCCCTTCAATCCGCACTGGTACGCGGCCTCGATCGTCTTCATCTTCGATCCGCTACTCTTTGTCTTCCTGCTCGCAGGGTTGCTTTTGCCCGCTCTACTGCGGCTGGTTGGCAGCGAGATCTCCAGTACCCGGTCGCGATCGCGCGCCTTCTCCTCAAAGGCGCCTGCGCAGGTTGTCCTCACCGTGATTGCGGGCTATTACCTCTTGCGTGTCTATGAGCATCTCCGCGCAGGGCAACTTGCCCAGGCGCAGTTTCTGGCGCTCGCGGCACCGAACGACGCTGGTTCGCCTACACCGATCCTCACGGCGCAGCGTTCGCTGGTTAGCCCCGATCCGCTTAGCGTCTTCCGCTGGCACGCCGTCACCGACTTCGGCCCGGCATACCTGCTCGCTGAGATCGATACCTACCGTGGCACCATCCTCTCGGCCGACACCACGGAGCGTAAAGCCAATACGGCTGATCCCACGATCCGCGCGGCTATCGAGTCGCCCATCGGGCGTGCTTATCTTGACTGGTCATCGATGCCCTGGATCGCGGTCGATCGTCCTGACCTGGGGATCACGCCGGGGCAGCCTACGGTCGTCACTTTCACCGATCCGCGCTTCATGGGCGACGTCCCGATCCTGCGTTCCCGCAGCCGCACCCCGCTTACCGCGACGGTAGAGCTGGACACTCAAAATCACGTCCTCGCCCAGACACTCGACGGCAAGCTGCAACCCTAA